The following proteins come from a genomic window of Synechococcus sp. NB0720_010:
- a CDS encoding redox protein: MFELIPYEKFRDTPAVRFFDITVDNSNARDLVIHSGPAVSPPDEPNTGAWQFYLHPHQEDNLLALTGGRLFYLVNFGWNYPYHIVRLETGGDILRIPPGTFHRSISDEEGSVVLNQAIRDPGASVAREFRVYNSRLIPRLFATTFRSAPLPKLHGVSW, encoded by the coding sequence ATGTTTGAGCTGATCCCCTACGAGAAGTTCCGCGATACCCCTGCGGTTCGTTTCTTCGATATCACCGTCGACAACTCCAACGCGCGGGATTTGGTCATCCATAGCGGGCCGGCCGTTAGTCCACCGGATGAGCCCAATACGGGAGCCTGGCAGTTCTATCTCCACCCCCATCAAGAGGACAATCTGCTCGCTCTAACCGGGGGTCGCCTGTTCTATTTGGTGAACTTCGGCTGGAATTATCCGTATCACATTGTTCGTCTTGAAACCGGTGGTGACATTCTCCGGATTCCGCCCGGGACCTTCCACCGTTCGATCTCGGATGAGGAGGGATCGGTCGTGCTGAATCAGGCAATCCGTGATCCGGGAGCCAGCGTTGCCCGCGAGTTTCGCGTCTACAACAGTCGACTCATTCCTCGTCTGTTTGCGACCACCTTTCGCTCAGCGCCGTTGCCCAAGTTGCATGGCGTCAGCTGGTAG
- the rpmB gene encoding 50S ribosomal protein L28 — protein MSRVCQLTGKRANNGMAVSHSHIRTKKLQQVNLQERRLWWAEGNRYVKLRVSTRALKTIQKKGLGAYAKQLGINLAKI, from the coding sequence ATGTCCCGGGTCTGCCAACTCACCGGCAAGCGCGCCAACAACGGCATGGCCGTCTCCCACTCGCACATCCGCACGAAGAAGCTCCAGCAGGTGAACCTGCAAGAGCGCCGTCTGTGGTGGGCTGAAGGCAACCGTTACGTGAAACTGCGGGTCTCCACCCGTGCCCTGAAGACCATTCAAAAGAAGGGCCTGGGCGCCTACGCCAAGCAGCTGGGCATCAACCTGGCCAAGATCTGA
- a CDS encoding alpha-E domain-containing protein → MLSRVADSLYWINRYVERAENISRFVEVSAAMALDCPPGSAEPWQPLIDASGHRSLFDALYPGGGEQQVLEFLIRAEANPNSIVNCIALARENARQIRDVITSEMWEQLNGLYWTLVENDGFWEEPTPEQLREIRRGCQLFYGITDATLSRDLSWQFSRLGRLIERADKTTRILDVKYFLLLPSPDDVGGVLDELQWMSLLRSAGAYQMFRQSNVGVISPEAVASFLLLNPLFPRSVRYCLERIHETLQVIGRDAAAGTPDDLECMVGLTQARWSFSKIETLIAGGLHEAIDGLQQDLNQLHNLIHARYFVLPGGLSPEDTTVIPVSSTSLSTTASGQDLACAPA, encoded by the coding sequence ATGCTGAGCCGCGTCGCGGATTCCCTCTATTGGATCAACCGCTATGTGGAGCGGGCCGAGAACATCTCGCGCTTTGTCGAGGTCAGTGCTGCCATGGCGCTGGACTGCCCCCCTGGTAGCGCAGAGCCCTGGCAACCACTGATCGATGCCAGTGGTCATCGCTCTCTGTTTGATGCGCTCTACCCCGGTGGAGGTGAACAGCAGGTTCTTGAATTTCTCATCCGCGCTGAGGCCAACCCCAACAGCATCGTCAACTGCATCGCGCTGGCCAGGGAAAACGCCAGGCAGATCCGGGATGTCATCACCAGTGAGATGTGGGAGCAGCTCAATGGTCTCTACTGGACCCTGGTCGAGAACGACGGGTTTTGGGAGGAGCCAACCCCAGAGCAGCTCAGGGAGATCCGGCGTGGCTGCCAATTGTTTTACGGAATTACCGATGCCACCCTCAGTCGGGATCTTTCCTGGCAGTTCAGCCGACTCGGTCGGCTGATTGAGAGGGCGGATAAGACCACTCGCATCCTTGATGTGAAGTACTTCCTTTTGCTCCCGAGCCCTGATGACGTCGGCGGGGTACTCGACGAGTTGCAGTGGATGTCTCTACTGCGCAGTGCTGGCGCTTATCAGATGTTCAGGCAATCCAACGTTGGGGTGATTTCACCGGAAGCGGTGGCGTCCTTCCTGCTGCTCAATCCCCTCTTCCCGAGGTCGGTGCGCTACTGCCTCGAGCGGATCCATGAGACGCTTCAGGTGATCGGGCGCGATGCCGCCGCCGGGACGCCCGACGACCTCGAGTGCATGGTGGGTCTGACGCAGGCCCGCTGGAGTTTCAGCAAAATTGAAACGCTGATCGCCGGTGGTCTCCATGAGGCGATTGATGGCCTTCAGCAGGACCTCAACCAGCTGCACAATCTGATTCACGCTCGCTACTTCGTGCTTCCGGGCGGACTGAGCCCCGAAGACACAACAGTGATCCCCGTGAGCTCCACCTCCCTGTCCACCACCGCTTCCGGTCAAGACCTGGCATGCGCGCCCGCTTAA
- a CDS encoding mechanosensitive ion channel family protein — protein MTSLWSTAPALAALLGGGLLSLLAARIFGIFFGRLTRRTRSETDDFIVQVITDTIPILGWVISASWAWWLLPTSPEADRVVFTISKLILVVFLVRLVNRISLRLLQRSAAHSGDPAVGNMLRALAPMLRALVWCVGAVLYLQNIGVQMAAIWALLSAGGIGAGLALKQPVSEFFEYITILLDKPFQPGQFIQVGEVWGTVERVGVRSTRLRSINGEAIVMSNSALTSSVVANYGEMQERRLIYRLGVTYDTSHAVLERIPGLLKAIVEQGGDARFDRAHFVAFNSSSLDFELVYFVPSNDYVQAMEAQQRINLAIVQRFAQEGIEFAFPTQTLHLHNCTEALGSGV, from the coding sequence ATGACCTCGCTCTGGAGTACTGCGCCGGCACTGGCGGCCCTACTCGGCGGTGGGTTGCTGTCCCTTCTGGCAGCAAGGATCTTTGGGATCTTCTTCGGTCGTCTGACACGGCGAACGCGAAGCGAAACCGATGACTTCATCGTTCAAGTCATCACGGACACGATCCCAATCCTTGGCTGGGTCATCAGCGCCAGTTGGGCTTGGTGGCTGCTGCCGACCTCTCCCGAGGCGGATCGGGTGGTCTTCACCATCTCGAAACTCATCCTGGTGGTGTTCCTGGTGCGGCTGGTCAACCGCATCAGCCTGCGGTTGCTGCAACGCTCCGCGGCCCACAGCGGAGATCCAGCGGTCGGCAACATGCTCCGCGCCCTCGCGCCGATGTTGCGGGCGTTGGTCTGGTGCGTCGGCGCTGTCCTCTATCTGCAGAACATCGGTGTCCAGATGGCTGCGATCTGGGCTCTGCTGAGCGCCGGTGGCATCGGGGCAGGCTTGGCCTTAAAGCAGCCGGTCTCTGAATTCTTCGAATACATCACAATCCTTCTCGACAAGCCCTTCCAACCCGGTCAATTCATCCAAGTCGGAGAGGTCTGGGGAACGGTGGAGCGGGTGGGGGTGCGTTCGACCCGTCTGCGCAGCATCAACGGCGAAGCGATCGTCATGAGCAACAGCGCCCTGACCAGCTCAGTGGTGGCGAACTATGGGGAGATGCAAGAGCGGCGGCTGATCTATCGGCTGGGGGTGACCTACGACACCAGCCACGCCGTACTGGAACGGATCCCTGGCCTGTTGAAAGCCATTGTTGAGCAGGGGGGCGATGCCCGCTTTGACCGGGCCCATTTCGTGGCCTTCAACAGCAGCAGCCTTGATTTTGAGTTGGTCTATTTCGTTCCTTCGAACGACTACGTCCAGGCGATGGAAGCCCAGCAACGGATCAACCTGGCGATCGTCCAACGCTTCGCCCAGGAGGGCATTGAGTTCGCCTTCCCGACGCAAACCTTGCACCTGCACAACTGCACTGAGGCCTTGGGTTCTGGGGTGTGA
- a CDS encoding circularly permuted type 2 ATP-grasp protein — MFTEYRPKKGYDEYFSAAEGPRSGLKPLVNSLGALGIEKLNRNHAAAGVLLKRLGATFRLNDSGGRVGERILPFDPLPRLIRSKEWERLERGLSQRLEAIDQFLGDIYGEQRIIRDGVIPREHVESSLGWRRELQGFKPPLGKWCQISGLDLIRDGEGTWRVLEDNLRCPSGVAYFLENRRVMKRMFPSLFSGRIVQPIDRYPSQLLQTLRELAPWTDSPRVVLLTPGVFNSAYFEHSYLAQQMGIPLVEGRDLACEDGRVWMRTTRGLETVDVIYRRIDDDFLDPAVFRSDSMLGVRGLMEVYAQGRVAIANAPGTGIADDKLIYAYVPEMVRYYLGEEAIIQNVPTYLCSKAEDRSYVLSHLRELVVKAVSEAGGYGMLIGPHASDEEIQDFATKIEANPRNFIAQPTLELSTVPSLSDGELYPCHVDLRPYILRGKTTWVTPGGLTRVALKRGSLVVNSSQGGGCKDTWIVEDAPC, encoded by the coding sequence ATGTTTACCGAGTACAGGCCAAAGAAGGGATATGACGAATACTTCAGTGCCGCCGAAGGCCCTCGCTCCGGCCTCAAGCCCCTGGTGAACTCCCTGGGTGCACTCGGGATCGAGAAACTCAACCGCAATCACGCCGCCGCTGGAGTCCTACTGAAGCGACTCGGGGCCACCTTCAGGCTGAATGATTCGGGCGGACGCGTGGGGGAACGGATCCTTCCATTCGACCCGCTGCCACGCTTGATTCGCTCGAAGGAGTGGGAGCGTCTAGAGCGAGGACTGTCCCAGCGCCTAGAGGCGATTGATCAATTTCTGGGTGACATCTACGGCGAGCAACGCATCATCCGAGATGGGGTTATTCCGCGGGAGCACGTGGAAAGTTCCCTGGGGTGGAGGCGCGAGCTTCAAGGGTTCAAGCCCCCCTTGGGCAAATGGTGTCAAATCTCCGGGCTTGATCTGATCCGTGATGGAGAAGGAACCTGGCGCGTCCTGGAGGACAACCTGAGATGTCCTTCTGGTGTCGCCTATTTCCTGGAGAACAGGAGGGTGATGAAACGGATGTTCCCGAGCCTGTTTAGTGGCCGGATCGTCCAGCCGATTGATCGCTACCCCTCCCAGCTGCTGCAGACCCTGAGGGAGCTGGCGCCCTGGACCGACTCCCCCCGGGTCGTCCTCCTGACCCCCGGGGTGTTCAACAGCGCCTATTTCGAACACAGCTATCTGGCTCAACAGATGGGCATTCCCCTCGTCGAGGGCCGGGACTTGGCCTGTGAAGACGGACGGGTTTGGATGCGCACGACCCGTGGATTGGAGACCGTCGATGTGATCTACCGGCGCATTGATGATGACTTCCTCGATCCCGCCGTCTTCCGCAGCGATTCAATGCTGGGGGTCCGCGGACTGATGGAGGTCTATGCCCAGGGACGGGTGGCGATTGCCAACGCTCCTGGAACTGGAATTGCCGACGACAAGCTGATCTACGCCTATGTGCCGGAGATGGTGCGCTACTACCTCGGGGAGGAAGCCATCATCCAAAACGTCCCCACCTACCTCTGCTCTAAAGCTGAAGATCGGTCCTATGTACTAAGCCATCTACGGGAGCTGGTGGTGAAAGCCGTCTCGGAAGCTGGAGGCTATGGGATGTTGATCGGACCCCATGCCAGTGACGAGGAGATCCAAGACTTCGCCACGAAGATCGAGGCCAATCCGCGCAACTTCATTGCCCAACCCACCCTGGAGCTCTCCACCGTCCCCTCCCTTAGTGACGGCGAGCTCTACCCCTGCCATGTGGATCTGCGGCCCTACATCCTGCGGGGCAAAACCACCTGGGTCACACCAGGCGGGTTAACCCGCGTGGCCCTCAAGCGGGGATCACTGGTGGTGAATTCCTCCCAGGGCGGCGGCTGCAAGGACACCTGGATCGTGGAGGACGCCCCATGCTGA
- a CDS encoding peroxiredoxin: MNRRNLLVSFGAAALGLLGLPRQAFSMGGTLPDLDQPAPGFGLSGVVPGEGGAVEAVRSLSDFKGSWVVLYFYPRDFTEGCTLEAKGFQRDLQLFHARNAEVVGISADDTDSHKEFCGSEALTYPLLSDPGGETSKRYGSWIPPFSQRHTFLIDPEGVLKERWLGVRPLGHSQEILKRLDELQA, from the coding sequence TTGAACCGCCGCAACCTGCTTGTTTCGTTTGGTGCTGCGGCCTTAGGCCTGCTGGGACTCCCCCGGCAGGCCTTTTCGATGGGAGGGACCCTGCCCGATCTCGATCAACCGGCCCCTGGCTTTGGGCTCTCCGGCGTGGTTCCAGGCGAGGGGGGGGCCGTCGAAGCCGTACGCAGCCTGAGCGATTTCAAAGGGAGCTGGGTGGTGCTCTACTTCTATCCCCGAGATTTCACGGAGGGGTGCACCTTGGAAGCCAAGGGCTTTCAACGGGATCTGCAGCTGTTCCATGCCCGCAATGCCGAAGTGGTCGGAATCAGTGCAGACGACACGGACTCCCACAAAGAGTTCTGCGGAAGCGAGGCGTTGACCTACCCGCTACTCTCTGATCCCGGAGGAGAAACCAGCAAGCGCTACGGCAGCTGGATCCCGCCCTTCTCCCAACGTCACACCTTTTTGATTGACCCAGAAGGGGTTCTTAAAGAGCGCTGGTTAGGGGTACGGCCCCTAGGCCACAGCCAGGAGATCCTGAAGCGGCTGGATGAGCTACAGGCCTAA
- a CDS encoding glycosyltransferase family 2 protein has protein sequence MSLILDLAAASCLCLFVLLLALELQLGRAPRLTKTDSQQCPEDCGWLRILVPAYNEHDNIEGCLGAIVAACPPDWPIELVVIDDASSDDTQALAELCRTSCSRSDLHWRIVQAGARPSGERWSGKNWPATIGSELPWPDGTASRQWLLFLDADVRLQPGVIEAALQEACSQSSDLLTLAPRLQCSCLAEWLVQPIVATLLGLGFPIRRSNDPNDPTAFAAGPFMLFRHSSYRAIGGHRAVAAEVVEDLALARAVKQAGLSLRYLLGVDLVDLQMYRSLAALWEGWTKNWFLGVDRNWFKAVGSVAVVLLLFAAPWFSAVALLLQGWLGGPIEQMAIWAVGCSIALVLAIRLWSAWRFGTPIKFWWLSWLGALLIAAIVPASIWKTTTGRGWTWRGRQLEG, from the coding sequence ATGTCGCTGATTCTGGATCTGGCGGCTGCGAGCTGTCTCTGCTTGTTTGTACTCCTGCTGGCTTTGGAGCTGCAACTGGGCCGTGCCCCAAGGCTGACCAAGACGGATTCGCAGCAGTGCCCCGAAGACTGCGGGTGGCTGCGGATTCTCGTGCCCGCGTACAACGAGCACGACAACATCGAGGGATGCCTTGGGGCGATCGTTGCGGCCTGCCCGCCTGACTGGCCGATCGAACTCGTCGTGATTGATGACGCCTCAAGCGATGACACCCAGGCCTTAGCTGAGCTGTGCCGCACGAGCTGCAGCCGTTCTGATCTCCACTGGCGGATTGTGCAGGCCGGAGCGCGCCCCAGTGGTGAGCGCTGGTCCGGCAAGAATTGGCCAGCAACCATCGGTTCGGAGCTGCCCTGGCCCGATGGAACGGCATCGCGGCAATGGTTGCTGTTTCTCGATGCCGATGTGCGCCTGCAGCCCGGGGTGATTGAGGCTGCCCTTCAAGAGGCCTGCAGTCAAAGCAGCGATCTGTTGACCCTGGCTCCCCGGCTGCAGTGCAGTTGTCTTGCGGAATGGTTGGTGCAGCCGATTGTGGCCACCCTGTTGGGCTTGGGTTTTCCGATTCGGCGCAGCAACGACCCCAACGATCCAACGGCGTTTGCTGCTGGTCCCTTCATGCTCTTTCGCCATTCCAGCTATCGGGCGATTGGAGGCCATCGCGCTGTTGCCGCTGAGGTGGTCGAAGATCTGGCCCTGGCCCGAGCGGTCAAGCAGGCCGGCCTTAGTCTGCGCTATCTGCTTGGCGTTGATCTTGTCGACCTGCAGATGTATCGCTCCTTGGCAGCGCTGTGGGAAGGCTGGACCAAAAACTGGTTTCTGGGGGTTGATCGCAACTGGTTCAAAGCCGTTGGCAGTGTCGCTGTGGTGTTGCTGCTGTTTGCCGCTCCCTGGTTCAGCGCCGTTGCTCTGTTGCTGCAGGGATGGCTTGGCGGTCCGATTGAGCAAATGGCGATTTGGGCTGTGGGCTGCTCCATCGCCCTGGTCTTGGCGATCCGTCTGTGGAGTGCCTGGCGCTTTGGCACACCGATCAAATTCTGGTGGTTGAGTTGGCTTGGGGCGTTGCTGATTGCGGCCATCGTGCCCGCCAGTATTTGGAAGACGACCACCGGACGTGGTTGGACCTGGCGTGGGCGCCAGCTCGAGGGCTGA
- a CDS encoding transglutaminase family protein: protein MRARLIHRFDYRYSQPVLLGPHRFCLRPRPHGFQRLIDFKLSIEPEPSQLYELMAAGGDTITRARFLQETDCFQVVATSEVETFTPPLIEACLDETMLNLPLAIGRLNPDLMSNLQGWLPNGQHDAAAVDLAQEALTGSDGSCLSFLQQLIEIIQDRVKYTERHQGPAWPAGRTLKERIGSCRDLAMLMIECCRSVGLPARFVSGYHLVEPKPERYDLHAWTEVYLQGAGWRGFDASGKGAVDDRYIPVVTSSKSDLTAAVSGTFSGPTGVQSTLNWEIQAEILCSAQSR from the coding sequence ATGCGCGCCCGCTTAATTCATCGCTTCGACTACCGCTACAGCCAGCCCGTGCTACTGGGACCCCATCGTTTTTGCCTGCGGCCCAGGCCCCATGGGTTTCAGCGTCTGATCGATTTCAAACTGAGCATCGAGCCTGAGCCGAGCCAGCTCTATGAGCTGATGGCAGCAGGTGGCGACACCATCACCCGGGCACGGTTTCTCCAGGAAACCGATTGTTTTCAGGTGGTGGCCACGAGCGAGGTTGAGACGTTCACACCACCCCTGATCGAAGCCTGCCTGGACGAAACGATGTTGAACCTGCCGCTCGCCATCGGCAGGCTGAATCCCGATCTCATGAGCAACCTCCAAGGCTGGTTGCCCAACGGTCAACATGATGCCGCCGCTGTCGATCTGGCCCAAGAAGCCCTCACAGGCAGTGATGGCAGCTGCCTGAGCTTTTTGCAGCAGCTGATCGAGATCATTCAGGACCGCGTCAAATACACCGAGCGCCATCAAGGCCCCGCTTGGCCTGCGGGCCGGACACTGAAGGAGCGGATCGGCTCCTGCCGTGATCTCGCCATGCTGATGATCGAGTGCTGCCGCAGCGTTGGACTTCCAGCCCGGTTTGTCAGTGGCTATCACCTTGTGGAGCCCAAACCTGAGCGCTACGACCTGCACGCCTGGACCGAGGTCTACCTCCAGGGAGCAGGCTGGCGAGGGTTCGATGCCAGTGGCAAGGGGGCGGTGGATGATCGCTATATCCCAGTGGTGACCTCTTCGAAATCAGATCTCACGGCGGCCGTCAGCGGCACGTTTTCAGGTCCGACGGGGGTTCAAAGCACGCTGAATTGGGAGATCCAGGCCGAAATCCTCTGCTCGGCCCAGTCCCGTTGA
- a CDS encoding FAD-dependent oxidoreductase has protein sequence MAMQPFDLLIIGGGSSGASLAYEAVRRGLRVALLEAGDPGQGTSSRSTKLLHGGVRYLELAFKQLDAAQLKLVREALAERQYWIDQAPFLAQPLRIALPTQGPIEQAYYRMGLGMYDLLAGAAGLEPSRGINRQQLQCSLPGLAPERHGAVLYSDGQFDDARLNLLLLLTAEAAGAVVQRDCTVVGFEQEQGQLTGVTARQADGALKHWSARCVVNATGIQADSLRLLADPQCSPRLLVSRGVHLVLSEPLCPEGVGLLIPKTSDGRVMFVLPFQGRTLVGTTDSPCPVDEATSVSDAEVAFLLDHLRQWFPGQPSFSVSSRWAGGRPLIQPDSERGSSKVVREHEVEQLDCGLISLLGGKWTTCRVLAVDALQAIAQQLNRTLPAPEPLPLLGAAQSPEQTDAELAQLAQHLKGLLPDGELQARQIDHLISSYGLRAEAVLNEAMELSERKPLSSVVPVCLAEWRYNIRLEWARSADDLLQRRSRIGFLDQAEAERLTPAAESLLLASSMSPISHQPKP, from the coding sequence ATGGCGATGCAACCGTTTGATCTGTTGATCATTGGTGGGGGGAGCAGTGGAGCCTCCCTGGCCTACGAGGCCGTTCGCCGCGGATTGCGGGTGGCGTTACTGGAGGCGGGTGATCCAGGCCAGGGCACCAGTTCCCGGAGCACGAAGTTGCTCCATGGCGGCGTTCGCTACCTGGAGCTGGCCTTCAAGCAGCTGGATGCCGCCCAACTGAAATTGGTGCGGGAGGCCCTGGCGGAGCGCCAGTACTGGATTGATCAGGCTCCTTTTTTGGCCCAACCCCTGCGCATTGCCCTACCGACCCAGGGGCCCATTGAGCAGGCTTATTACCGGATGGGGCTGGGGATGTATGACCTCCTCGCGGGAGCGGCCGGCCTCGAGCCCAGTCGTGGCATCAACCGCCAGCAACTGCAATGCTCCCTGCCGGGCCTGGCCCCCGAGCGCCATGGGGCCGTTCTCTATAGCGATGGTCAATTTGATGATGCGCGCCTGAATCTGTTGCTCTTGCTCACGGCTGAGGCGGCCGGAGCCGTGGTTCAGCGGGACTGCACGGTCGTTGGTTTCGAGCAGGAGCAGGGCCAGCTCACAGGTGTCACAGCGCGTCAGGCCGATGGTGCGCTGAAGCACTGGTCAGCCCGCTGTGTGGTCAATGCCACAGGCATCCAGGCCGACAGTTTGAGGCTTCTGGCCGACCCGCAGTGCAGTCCACGCCTTCTGGTCAGCCGGGGGGTGCACCTTGTGCTCAGCGAGCCGTTGTGTCCAGAGGGCGTCGGCCTGCTGATCCCTAAAACCAGCGATGGCCGCGTGATGTTCGTGCTCCCCTTCCAAGGCAGAACACTGGTTGGGACCACCGATTCACCTTGTCCAGTCGATGAAGCCACCTCCGTCTCCGATGCGGAGGTGGCGTTCTTGTTGGATCACCTACGCCAGTGGTTCCCAGGGCAACCCAGCTTCTCGGTGTCCAGCCGCTGGGCCGGCGGTCGCCCTCTGATTCAGCCGGACTCTGAGCGCGGCAGCAGCAAGGTGGTTCGCGAGCACGAAGTCGAACAGCTCGATTGTGGGCTGATCAGCTTGCTTGGGGGCAAGTGGACCACCTGCCGGGTGTTGGCGGTCGATGCCCTCCAGGCCATCGCCCAACAGTTGAATCGAACCCTCCCGGCCCCTGAGCCCCTGCCCCTGCTTGGAGCCGCTCAGTCCCCCGAGCAAACCGACGCTGAGCTCGCCCAGCTCGCTCAGCACTTAAAGGGTCTACTGCCGGACGGCGAACTCCAGGCCCGGCAAATTGACCACCTCATCTCCAGTTATGGCCTTCGAGCAGAGGCGGTCCTGAACGAGGCCATGGAGCTGTCTGAGCGGAAACCGCTCAGCAGCGTGGTTCCCGTTTGCCTGGCGGAGTGGCGCTACAACATCCGCTTGGAGTGGGCCCGCTCGGCAGATGATCTGCTGCAGCGGCGCAGTCGCATTGGCTTTTTGGATCAGGCGGAAGCGGAGCGACTGACTCCAGCGGCCGAGTCGCTGTTGCTCGCCAGTTCCATGTCGCCGATCAGCCACCAGCCAAAGCCATAG
- a CDS encoding glycerol kinase GlpK, with product MSESYLLALDQGTSSSRAVLVSSNGESVASAQVPLAIHYPDDGWVEQDASAIWQSQLEAMALLEQRLSPGQRAAVRACGITNQRETTTLWRRSTGQPFGPSLVWQDRRTASICGDWKRQAAADQWQRQTGLVLDPYFSASKIAWMLQAYPEARQALAGDDLCFGTVDSWLLWQLTRGAQHATDISNASRTLLLDLEQLCWLPEAVERVGLSLKALPDLRPTRSSFGVIAEGLPFAGVPITAMLGDQQAASYGQFCRQPGQAKCTYGTGAFLVVNCGQQPQRAAGGLLSTVGWSNADGSTTYCIEGSLFNAGTVIQWLRDGLGIIRESAEVDGLASKVASAGELMLVPAFTGWGSPHWDPNARGLLIGMTRDTGAPQIARAALEGIALAVTGLLRGAAEALGAPLRTIAVDGGAAASAVLLQAQADSAGVEVVRPANLESTALGVALMAGEAVGVVDDLEAIASSVRASSTQVSPQQTEAQRERWLRRWDQAVERCLEWHGDATV from the coding sequence GTGTCTGAGTCCTATCTGTTAGCTCTCGACCAGGGCACCAGCAGTTCTCGCGCCGTTCTGGTGTCCTCCAACGGCGAGTCGGTGGCCTCGGCCCAGGTGCCGCTTGCCATCCACTACCCAGATGATGGTTGGGTCGAGCAGGACGCATCCGCGATCTGGCAGAGCCAGCTGGAGGCGATGGCCCTACTGGAGCAGCGCCTCAGTCCAGGGCAACGAGCAGCAGTCAGGGCCTGCGGCATCACCAATCAGCGCGAAACCACCACCCTCTGGCGACGCAGCACCGGCCAACCCTTCGGCCCGTCGCTGGTCTGGCAGGACCGTCGGACCGCATCGATCTGCGGGGATTGGAAGCGCCAGGCGGCGGCGGATCAGTGGCAGCGCCAGACGGGACTGGTTCTGGATCCTTATTTCAGCGCCAGCAAGATCGCTTGGATGCTGCAGGCCTATCCCGAGGCCCGGCAGGCCCTGGCTGGCGATGACCTCTGTTTTGGCACTGTCGATAGCTGGTTGCTCTGGCAGCTGACCCGCGGAGCGCAGCACGCCACAGACATCAGCAATGCCAGTCGCACGCTGCTGCTGGACCTGGAGCAGCTCTGTTGGCTGCCGGAGGCGGTTGAACGCGTTGGTCTGAGCCTGAAGGCGTTGCCCGACTTACGACCCACCCGCAGCTCGTTTGGGGTGATCGCTGAGGGCCTTCCCTTTGCCGGTGTGCCGATCACGGCGATGCTCGGTGATCAACAGGCCGCCAGCTATGGCCAGTTCTGCAGGCAACCCGGCCAGGCCAAGTGCACCTACGGAACCGGTGCCTTTCTGGTCGTGAATTGCGGGCAGCAACCTCAGCGCGCCGCTGGTGGCCTGCTGAGCACCGTGGGTTGGAGCAACGCCGACGGCAGCACGACCTACTGCATTGAAGGCAGCTTGTTCAATGCAGGAACGGTCATCCAGTGGCTGCGCGATGGCCTCGGGATCATTCGTGAGTCCGCCGAGGTCGACGGGTTGGCCTCCAAGGTGGCCAGTGCGGGCGAGCTGATGCTCGTGCCGGCCTTCACCGGCTGGGGCTCTCCCCATTGGGACCCCAATGCCAGAGGGTTGTTGATCGGCATGACCCGTGACACCGGAGCACCGCAGATCGCCCGGGCTGCCCTCGAGGGGATTGCCTTAGCCGTCACCGGACTGCTGCGCGGTGCGGCCGAGGCCCTTGGCGCTCCCCTGCGCACCATCGCCGTTGATGGCGGGGCGGCGGCCTCCGCTGTCCTGCTTCAGGCCCAGGCCGACAGCGCCGGCGTTGAGGTGGTGCGTCCGGCCAATTTGGAGTCCACCGCCTTGGGGGTGGCCCTGATGGCCGGTGAGGCCGTTGGAGTGGTCGACGATCTCGAGGCCATTGCCAGCTCGGTGAGGGCTTCCTCGACCCAGGTGAGCCCTCAGCAAACGGAGGCGCAACGGGAGCGCTGGTTACGCCGCTGGGACCAGGCGGTTGAACGTTGTTTGGAGTGGCATGGCGATGCAACCGTTTGA